One part of the Sphingobacterium sp. LZ7M1 genome encodes these proteins:
- a CDS encoding TetR/AcrR family transcriptional regulator yields the protein MNKREQVKSRIEQAAMECFERYGLDKTTLEDIAKAVGLNKTSLYYYYKKKEDIFIEVALREGEKYIQTLQEATAEKTEIEDCVAFYLESRFNYYTQVLNMNRVSVETLHKLLPRFFELYDALMHREKEFLTALLEKAIQEKKIRMKDPKEVASVLINFTDALKHNVEQQAILKRETNIDYTQSLKDIKTLVTLIFEGIK from the coding sequence ATGAATAAAAGAGAACAGGTAAAGAGTCGGATCGAACAGGCCGCGATGGAATGTTTTGAGCGCTATGGTTTAGATAAAACCACTTTAGAAGATATTGCGAAGGCCGTTGGGCTGAATAAAACATCGTTGTATTATTATTACAAAAAGAAGGAGGACATATTTATCGAGGTTGCCCTGCGCGAAGGAGAAAAATATATCCAAACTCTACAAGAAGCTACAGCAGAGAAGACCGAGATCGAGGATTGTGTGGCCTTTTATCTGGAGTCAAGGTTCAATTACTACACCCAGGTGTTGAATATGAACCGCGTTTCGGTTGAGACCTTGCACAAACTTCTGCCTAGATTTTTTGAACTGTATGATGCCCTGATGCATCGTGAAAAGGAATTCTTGACGGCCCTTTTGGAAAAGGCCATCCAAGAGAAGAAGATCAGGATGAAAGATCCAAAGGAAGTGGCTTCCGTACTGATCAATTTCACCGATGCGCTGAAGCATAATGTTGAGCAACAAGCTATTCTCAAGAGAGAAACCAATATAGACTATACTCAGAGCCTTAAAGACATAAAGACCCTCGTGACTTTAATATTTGAAGGAATAAAATAG
- a CDS encoding carboxypeptidase-like regulatory domain-containing protein — MRKIAYIILVICFLAPFAAISQQIVQGVVKNQITQEPATAISIRVKDDRAGTFTDDKGHFQLRLNKGFPLTLLISSIGYEKQEVLVENNQSPILIDLVPTSTLAQEVVVSASRSVQTKLSSPVTIEQISTKDVQNSPQINYMDMVQGLRGVDVTVSSLGFTSVTTRGFNTSGNTNFTQIVDGMDNQAPGLNFPLGSVIGLTQLDVDNIELLSGASSALYGSRGLNGTMVMTGKDPFKYKGLSVLVTQGVNHVNSKKNNDPVSASPVYDWVIRYANTVNDKFAFKINAQYSKANDWVANDMQNKNGPGGPDVDPNYNGINMYGSATNTDINPFLYAAMMGNPALTPLIEPMLAKPNYVARTGYPEWGYLDNNANMFKVNTELRYKINSDLEAIASGTFGTGNIVYTNDTRYQINDFKVAQYRLELKSEDWFVRAYTTRENSGNTLIAGPTSQLINEGWKVSYDGNVGGWYPEYTEALVTALATGSDMQAAHIAARQFADQGRLVEGSEGFNALKKQISQTPISEGGTLFLDRSKLYNAEFQYNFRKLIPFMDVIAGVNWRLYSLNSKNTLFPDLDKPINVKEYSGYLSLGKRLVDDRLTLNTSFRLDKNTLFGKPKLTSRASAVFQTAYQNYLRFSYQNAYSFPSNIQALQNTMNGYNSYSSGGSNLLLNDHYHFNEFPPYTLASVQEFQQTNDPTVLKKFEYDDIKPQTVNSFEVGYAALIAKRVMFDVLGYFSTWENFIGYANVANSPGTDDVNAFKDQSKYVTYNMAFNGGETVNTYGYAASVSVDLGKNFLTKVNYFSDFLKNKNNSQINNFNTPNYHVNMEFGNSGFGKKQVWSFNTTLRYKPGFHYAAAGGLGEGQIPSSTVIDAQISYKILKARSGIRIGGTNITNKYYTTGIANPRIGAMYYVSYAYNIF; from the coding sequence ATGAGAAAAATTGCCTACATAATTTTGGTGATTTGCTTTCTTGCACCTTTTGCCGCAATTTCCCAACAGATTGTCCAAGGTGTTGTCAAAAACCAGATTACCCAAGAGCCCGCAACGGCTATTTCTATTCGCGTCAAAGATGATCGTGCAGGAACCTTTACTGACGATAAAGGCCACTTTCAACTGCGGTTGAACAAAGGCTTTCCACTGACCCTATTGATTTCCTCCATAGGCTATGAAAAGCAGGAAGTGCTGGTCGAAAACAATCAAAGCCCTATTTTGATCGACCTCGTCCCAACTTCCACCTTAGCGCAGGAGGTGGTGGTTTCCGCAAGCCGTTCCGTACAGACCAAATTGTCTTCTCCGGTAACCATTGAGCAGATCAGTACCAAAGATGTGCAGAACTCGCCACAGATCAACTATATGGATATGGTGCAGGGCCTACGTGGGGTAGATGTTACGGTGTCCAGCTTGGGTTTTACCTCGGTTACGACCAGGGGTTTCAATACCAGTGGTAATACCAACTTTACCCAGATTGTAGACGGAATGGACAACCAGGCTCCGGGACTGAACTTCCCATTGGGATCGGTTATCGGGCTTACGCAACTGGATGTAGACAATATTGAATTATTATCAGGAGCTTCTTCGGCGCTCTATGGTTCCAGGGGATTGAACGGAACCATGGTAATGACCGGAAAAGATCCGTTTAAGTATAAAGGGTTAAGCGTTTTGGTGACACAAGGGGTAAACCATGTCAATAGCAAAAAGAACAATGACCCCGTATCGGCATCGCCGGTTTACGATTGGGTCATCCGATATGCCAATACCGTAAACGATAAATTTGCCTTTAAGATCAATGCTCAGTATTCGAAAGCAAATGATTGGGTAGCCAATGATATGCAGAACAAGAATGGGCCAGGAGGCCCAGATGTAGATCCGAATTACAATGGTATCAATATGTATGGAAGTGCAACAAATACGGATATCAATCCTTTCCTATATGCTGCCATGATGGGTAATCCGGCTTTGACGCCATTGATCGAGCCCATGTTGGCAAAACCAAACTATGTGGCTAGGACAGGGTACCCAGAATGGGGCTACTTGGACAATAATGCCAACATGTTTAAGGTGAACACTGAACTTCGATATAAGATAAATTCCGATTTGGAAGCCATCGCATCGGGGACCTTTGGTACAGGGAACATCGTCTATACCAATGATACCCGATATCAGATCAATGATTTCAAGGTGGCGCAGTACAGACTGGAGCTGAAGAGTGAAGATTGGTTCGTTAGGGCCTATACAACCCGTGAAAATTCTGGAAATACGCTGATTGCGGGACCGACATCGCAGTTGATCAATGAGGGTTGGAAAGTAAGTTATGATGGCAATGTAGGTGGATGGTACCCTGAATATACCGAAGCCTTGGTGACAGCATTGGCAACGGGATCGGATATGCAAGCGGCCCATATTGCCGCTAGGCAATTCGCTGATCAAGGAAGATTGGTAGAAGGCTCTGAAGGATTTAATGCACTGAAAAAACAGATTTCCCAAACGCCTATCTCGGAGGGGGGAACACTCTTCTTGGATCGCTCAAAACTGTATAACGCTGAATTCCAGTATAACTTCAGGAAGCTGATTCCATTTATGGATGTCATTGCTGGTGTAAACTGGAGACTGTACAGCCTGAACTCCAAAAACACGCTTTTCCCTGATTTGGACAAGCCGATCAACGTGAAAGAATATAGTGGCTATCTATCTCTTGGAAAACGTCTGGTCGACGATCGCTTGACCCTGAATACGTCCTTCCGATTGGATAAGAATACCCTATTCGGCAAGCCAAAATTGACCTCGAGAGCGTCGGCGGTCTTCCAGACAGCTTATCAGAATTACCTGAGGTTCTCTTATCAGAATGCCTATAGTTTCCCTTCTAATATCCAGGCTTTGCAGAATACCATGAATGGTTATAACAGTTACTCTTCGGGTGGTTCGAACCTGTTGTTGAACGATCATTATCACTTCAACGAATTCCCGCCATATACTTTGGCAAGTGTCCAGGAATTCCAGCAAACCAATGATCCTACTGTGCTAAAGAAATTTGAGTACGATGATATTAAACCCCAAACGGTCAATTCATTCGAGGTAGGCTATGCAGCATTGATTGCGAAGCGCGTCATGTTTGATGTATTAGGCTATTTCTCTACCTGGGAAAACTTTATTGGCTACGCGAATGTGGCGAATAGCCCGGGTACCGATGATGTAAATGCGTTTAAGGACCAAAGCAAATATGTGACCTACAATATGGCTTTCAATGGTGGTGAAACGGTAAATACCTATGGTTATGCAGCCAGCGTGAGCGTGGATCTAGGCAAGAACTTTTTGACGAAGGTGAATTACTTCTCAGACTTCCTGAAGAATAAGAACAATAGCCAGATCAATAATTTCAATACGCCAAACTACCATGTGAACATGGAATTTGGAAATAGTGGTTTCGGAAAGAAACAAGTTTGGTCATTTAATACTACCTTAAGGTATAAACCAGGTTTTCATTATGCAGCAGCAGGCGGATTGGGCGAAGGCCAAATTCCATCTTCGACTGTAATCGATGCGCAGATCAGTTATAAGATCCTGAAAGCACGTTCGGGAATCCGCATCGGAGGAACCAATATTACCAACAAATACTATACTACAGGTATTGCTAACCCGAGGATCGGAGCGATGTATTACGTTAGCTATGCCTATAATATTTTTTAA
- a CDS encoding parallel beta-helix domain-containing protein yields the protein MKSISIVAIFCLALLVGCKNSADKTSGYGTQLSFGPGEEEKIEEAFLSLKDSTEIFLKEGNYNFQNLSIAQVNHILIRGAGPTKTKLNFKDQKQGGEGIRVTDVTNFKIQGMEIRDSKGDLLKINNGKDIVVSELHAIWSTADSTSGGYGIYPVLCSNVLIENCYAEGASDAGIYVGQTKGAIVRNSKAAKNVAGCEIENSTDAEVYDNEFYDNTAGFLVFDLPDLSQRGGRIKAYNNNIHDNNFRNFAKAGSFGTSWGVGNASPGSGVIILATSDVEIFDNKITNNNSSAVTIASGFTVDDKAAEKINDKYSPIPTNIKIYGNTITMGNEFPKPAYEHRVGQLIIATEQQMNGIDPNRKNKRIPAILYDGVTSNIMTQGTTPNPDQVCINQPGENMFVNADFANVKDPAKWKPNSNVQPFECK from the coding sequence ATGAAAAGCATTTCAATAGTTGCAATCTTCTGTTTGGCCCTGTTGGTCGGCTGTAAAAATTCGGCCGATAAGACCAGTGGTTATGGAACGCAATTGAGTTTCGGCCCTGGGGAGGAAGAAAAGATCGAGGAAGCATTCCTCTCGCTAAAAGACAGTACGGAGATTTTCCTGAAAGAGGGAAACTATAACTTCCAGAACTTGAGCATTGCTCAAGTAAACCATATCCTGATCCGCGGTGCAGGACCGACGAAAACGAAGTTGAACTTTAAGGACCAGAAGCAAGGGGGTGAAGGTATCCGCGTTACAGATGTGACCAACTTCAAGATACAGGGTATGGAAATCAGGGATTCTAAAGGGGACCTCCTGAAAATAAACAATGGTAAGGATATCGTGGTTTCCGAGCTGCATGCGATCTGGAGTACTGCCGATTCGACCAGTGGAGGTTATGGTATCTATCCGGTTCTCTGTAGCAATGTACTGATTGAAAACTGCTATGCAGAAGGCGCTTCGGATGCGGGAATCTATGTAGGGCAGACCAAGGGTGCTATCGTAAGGAACAGCAAGGCGGCCAAAAATGTGGCCGGTTGCGAAATCGAGAACTCGACGGATGCAGAAGTCTATGATAATGAATTCTACGATAATACCGCTGGATTCTTGGTGTTCGACCTTCCTGATCTGTCCCAGCGTGGCGGCAGGATCAAGGCTTACAACAACAATATCCATGATAATAATTTCAGGAACTTTGCAAAAGCTGGAAGCTTCGGTACTTCCTGGGGAGTGGGAAATGCCTCACCGGGTAGCGGAGTCATTATTTTGGCCACTTCGGATGTTGAGATCTTTGATAACAAGATTACCAATAATAATAGCTCAGCCGTAACCATCGCTTCTGGATTTACCGTAGACGATAAGGCGGCAGAGAAAATCAATGATAAATACTCGCCGATCCCGACAAATATCAAGATCTATGGCAATACGATAACCATGGGGAATGAATTTCCCAAACCGGCCTATGAGCATAGGGTAGGGCAATTGATCATTGCCACTGAACAGCAAATGAATGGAATCGATCCTAACAGAAAGAACAAGAGGATCCCTGCGATTCTATATGATGGGGTGACCAGCAATATCATGACCCAAGGAACAACGCCAAATCCTGATCAGGTCTGTATCAACCAACCTGGGGAAAATATGTTTGTGAATGCTGATTTCGCCAATGTTAAAGATCCGGCGAAATGGAAGCCAAACAGCAATGTTCAACCATTTGAATGTAAGTAG
- a CDS encoding SO2930 family diheme c-type cytochrome: MSNLIKISSCFLLLVFMVQACQNQGKKQQNTPTEFQFKEKLSDYGFFKGKLSELNPNPGLISYDLSSALFSDYAIKDRFIVLPEGSKMKYVDNEELEFPDSTIIIKNFAYRNSDDEKIMIETRLLVKDPADHNWKVMNYLWDEKQDDAVKFIRGVVLPISLKDDEGKLHKTNYMVPNTNDCKRCHIKDSKLLPIGPKARNMNYTRAGQTENQLVWLAKAGHLENLPDLKEVEALPNWLDKANFSREQRARAYLDINCSHCHRRGGDAFNTGLFLEYTETDTVRLGYHKGPVSAGSGAGGLDFDLVPGSPDKSILYYRMNSTEPGTAMPELARSMIHTEGVELIKDWIKHL; this comes from the coding sequence ATGTCTAACTTGATAAAGATATCTAGTTGTTTCTTGCTCTTGGTTTTCATGGTTCAAGCATGTCAAAACCAAGGTAAGAAACAGCAAAATACCCCTACTGAATTCCAGTTTAAGGAGAAACTATCTGATTATGGTTTCTTCAAAGGAAAGCTTTCGGAATTGAATCCTAATCCTGGATTGATTTCTTATGACCTGAGCAGTGCGTTATTTTCAGATTATGCTATCAAAGATCGATTTATCGTTTTGCCGGAAGGTAGCAAGATGAAGTATGTGGACAATGAAGAATTGGAGTTTCCGGATTCGACCATCATCATCAAGAATTTTGCCTATCGAAACAGCGATGATGAGAAGATCATGATTGAAACCAGGCTGTTAGTAAAGGACCCCGCCGACCATAATTGGAAGGTGATGAACTATCTGTGGGATGAGAAACAGGATGATGCGGTGAAATTTATCCGTGGTGTGGTCTTGCCTATCAGCCTGAAAGATGATGAGGGGAAATTGCACAAGACCAATTATATGGTGCCTAATACCAATGATTGTAAGCGCTGTCACATCAAGGATTCAAAATTATTACCAATTGGTCCAAAAGCAAGGAACATGAATTATACCCGAGCTGGTCAGACCGAAAATCAACTGGTCTGGTTAGCGAAGGCGGGTCATCTGGAAAATTTACCGGACCTGAAAGAGGTTGAAGCTTTGCCGAATTGGTTAGATAAAGCGAATTTCAGCCGTGAGCAGCGCGCTAGGGCATATCTGGACATTAACTGCAGCCACTGTCACCGTAGAGGTGGGGATGCTTTCAATACAGGATTGTTCCTGGAATATACCGAAACGGATACAGTACGATTGGGCTATCATAAGGGGCCGGTTTCAGCAGGTTCTGGAGCTGGGGGCTTGGATTTTGACCTCGTGCCCGGTTCTCCCGATAAGTCCATCTTGTATTACAGGATGAACAGCACGGAACCCGGAACGGCCATGCCTGAGCTTGCGCGATCGATGATACATACAGAGGGGGTGGAATTAATAAAAGATTGGATAAAGCATTTGTAA
- a CDS encoding aldehyde dehydrogenase family protein has product MNDSILQLFDVQQEHQQELRMSSAKVRIAKLRRLKANILKFENRIFEALDADLRKNAYESALTEVYFIYSEIDFAIKRLPSWMRKKRKPHTLTSFLSKNWIQYESLGTSLIISPWNYPFQLSMSPLVSAIAAGCSVILKPSEYSPRTSEVIRDLINETFPEKEVKCVLGEKELATELLKLPFNKIFFTGNPEVGKIVMKAGAEHLSSVTLELGGKSPVIIAEDHDLKAAALKIAWGKLINAGQTCIAPDYLYIPKGAIEAFNQAFQEACRELFYSDGTLDYKRYAKIINSRHQQRIERLLDDALMRDAKVLWQAEGEDHQSISPVLLTDVAQGSKIMEEEIFGPILPVIPYNDIQEVLDHINSNPKPLAMYIFSDSNSFTDTLLKHCSSGSVCINDVLIQVSNPNLPFGGVNHSGIGSCHGFYGFKAFSHERAIMKQTKFSFSKMIYPPYQGKEAVFKLLKRWM; this is encoded by the coding sequence ATGAATGATTCAATTCTACAATTGTTTGATGTTCAGCAAGAACATCAACAGGAGCTTCGTATGAGTTCTGCTAAGGTGCGCATCGCTAAGCTGCGGCGGTTGAAGGCTAATATTTTAAAGTTTGAGAACCGCATTTTTGAGGCTTTGGATGCAGACCTGCGGAAGAATGCATATGAGTCTGCTTTGACTGAGGTGTATTTTATCTATAGTGAGATTGATTTTGCGATCAAGCGACTTCCTTCCTGGATGAGAAAGAAGCGGAAACCCCATACCTTGACCAGTTTTTTGTCGAAAAACTGGATTCAGTATGAATCCTTGGGCACCTCTTTGATTATCTCCCCTTGGAATTACCCCTTTCAGCTGAGTATGAGTCCGTTGGTTTCTGCAATTGCTGCAGGCTGTTCGGTGATATTGAAGCCATCGGAATATAGTCCGAGGACTTCTGAAGTTATCCGGGACCTCATCAACGAAACCTTCCCGGAAAAGGAGGTGAAATGTGTATTGGGAGAAAAAGAACTGGCAACGGAATTACTTAAACTGCCATTCAACAAGATATTTTTTACGGGCAATCCAGAGGTAGGTAAGATTGTCATGAAAGCAGGGGCGGAGCATCTTTCGAGCGTCACGCTGGAGTTAGGTGGTAAATCGCCGGTCATCATTGCGGAGGATCATGACCTCAAGGCGGCCGCCCTTAAAATTGCCTGGGGCAAGTTGATCAATGCCGGGCAAACCTGCATCGCGCCAGACTACCTCTATATTCCCAAAGGGGCCATCGAAGCTTTCAACCAAGCATTCCAGGAAGCCTGTCGGGAATTGTTCTATTCAGATGGTACCCTCGATTACAAGCGTTATGCAAAGATCATCAACAGCAGGCACCAACAACGGATTGAAAGGCTCCTCGACGATGCATTGATGCGGGATGCTAAGGTATTATGGCAAGCTGAAGGCGAAGACCATCAGTCAATTTCGCCAGTCTTGCTCACAGATGTAGCCCAGGGAAGTAAGATCATGGAGGAGGAGATATTTGGTCCAATCCTACCTGTTATTCCATATAATGATATTCAGGAAGTGCTAGACCACATCAACTCCAATCCTAAACCATTGGCGATGTATATTTTCTCTGATAGCAATTCTTTTACCGATACCTTGCTGAAACACTGCAGTTCTGGGTCTGTCTGTATCAATGATGTGCTGATCCAGGTCTCAAATCCTAATCTGCCTTTTGGTGGGGTAAACCACAGTGGTATAGGAAGCTGTCATGGATTCTATGGTTTTAAGGCCTTTTCACATGAAAGAGCCATTATGAAGCAAACGAAATTCTCATTTTCTAAAATGATCTATCCACCATATCAAGGTAAAGAGGCCGTATTCAAACTGTTGAAAAGATGGATGTAA
- a CDS encoding TonB-dependent receptor, with protein MNFKKTFSFLSLAIAFFVSNNGSIAQEIPQAIINATLRGTVLDSISGEPIPDVTLQLDGVTHQVKTDENGEFHFVTGQKLPFKLIISRLGYQKKRISVNQSPATILLKPSLEKLDQIVVTSRRRKEQIQDIPIPITTINAATIDDASAFNVNRIKELAPTVQLYASNARNTTLNIRGLGSTYGLTNDGIDPGVGFYLDGVYLARPAATWLDFIDIEQVEVLRGPQGTLFGMNSTSGAFNVTSKPAEFTPAANFELSYGNYGFLQGKASLTGPISNKLAARISFSGTQRNGTLYNVHTNRAINNMNNLGLRAQLLYKPNDRVNISLAADKSIQKPDGYGWGIAGVVETQRADYRQFNAIIKDLGYEQPYQNAFERKVDLNTQSKADNELGGISLNADIKIGNGTLTSTTAWRYWKWVPLNDRDYIGLPVFTISAGNSAHDQYSQEFRYSGKIRENIDMVVGLFGLYQDLRTDPVHTEEAGSALWRFAQNSNSDLWSTPGLFDNFGIKTKYGIKTTSLAAYSQLDWAITEKLHLLPGLRYNHDKKEANYDRKTYGGLQTEDPALIALKNTVYTNQSFVTDASAGNLSGQLSVQYKWNRNLNAFATYAISYKPVGINVGGLPTAKGEVLLDLARVKPEAVNHKEIGLKSSPSRNSILNLTLYQTDIKDYQTLVQTPEPGVNRGYLANAEKVSVKGIELDGSLRVGNYLRINAAAAYTDGKYVKFTNAPVPLEEVGGPEAFKDISGGRLPGISKWSTSLGAELSQKGSLIGLEGSFFLGSDLFYRSEFSSSPSPSQYLNIDGYALLNARLGFKAENGISLSIWSRNLTDKNYYEQLLAAPGSYGQYAGIIADPRTYGLTIRYNLKSFSK; from the coding sequence ATGAATTTTAAGAAAACTTTTAGCTTTCTAAGCCTTGCTATTGCCTTTTTTGTAAGCAACAACGGCAGCATAGCACAAGAAATACCCCAAGCGATCATCAATGCCACCCTAAGAGGTACCGTTTTGGACTCCATCAGTGGAGAACCTATTCCTGATGTGACGTTACAGTTGGACGGTGTAACTCACCAAGTGAAAACGGATGAAAATGGTGAATTCCACTTTGTTACTGGGCAAAAACTGCCTTTTAAGCTTATCATATCAAGGTTAGGCTATCAAAAGAAACGGATATCAGTCAACCAATCTCCTGCGACAATCCTTCTAAAACCGAGCCTGGAAAAACTGGACCAGATTGTGGTGACCTCCAGGAGACGGAAGGAACAGATTCAGGATATCCCGATTCCGATAACGACCATAAATGCAGCAACCATAGATGATGCCTCGGCATTCAACGTCAATAGGATCAAGGAACTTGCCCCCACCGTCCAGCTTTATGCTTCCAACGCCAGAAATACAACACTCAATATTCGAGGTCTGGGTTCTACCTATGGCTTGACCAATGACGGCATTGATCCCGGTGTTGGATTCTATTTAGATGGTGTTTATCTGGCTAGACCTGCGGCAACTTGGTTGGATTTTATCGATATAGAACAGGTAGAGGTATTACGTGGGCCGCAAGGCACCCTTTTCGGGATGAACAGCACGTCAGGAGCTTTTAATGTAACATCAAAACCCGCAGAATTCACTCCGGCAGCGAACTTTGAATTGAGTTATGGAAATTATGGTTTCCTGCAAGGCAAGGCATCCCTGACAGGTCCGATCAGCAATAAATTAGCTGCCCGAATTTCCTTCTCAGGAACCCAAAGAAACGGCACCCTATATAATGTCCATACCAATCGAGCGATCAATAACATGAATAACTTAGGCCTCAGGGCACAATTGCTCTATAAGCCGAATGATAGAGTCAACATCAGTCTTGCAGCCGACAAGAGCATTCAAAAGCCTGATGGTTATGGCTGGGGCATAGCGGGAGTGGTTGAAACACAGCGCGCAGATTATCGCCAATTCAATGCTATTATCAAAGATTTAGGGTATGAACAACCCTATCAAAACGCCTTTGAAAGAAAGGTTGATCTAAACACGCAGTCAAAAGCTGACAATGAACTGGGCGGTATATCCTTGAATGCTGATATTAAAATAGGGAATGGAACCCTAACATCTACGACAGCTTGGCGCTATTGGAAATGGGTCCCATTGAATGACAGGGATTATATTGGTCTACCTGTGTTTACCATCTCTGCCGGTAATTCGGCCCACGATCAATACTCCCAAGAGTTTCGTTATTCAGGAAAAATAAGGGAAAACATCGATATGGTGGTTGGGCTATTCGGATTATATCAAGATCTGAGGACAGACCCGGTCCATACCGAAGAGGCTGGATCTGCGCTCTGGCGATTTGCCCAGAACAGCAACAGCGACCTGTGGAGTACTCCGGGATTGTTTGACAACTTTGGAATCAAGACCAAATACGGCATCAAAACAACAAGCTTGGCCGCTTATTCACAATTAGACTGGGCTATCACGGAAAAGCTCCATCTCCTTCCGGGCCTACGCTATAACCACGATAAGAAGGAGGCCAATTACGATCGAAAGACCTATGGAGGCCTACAGACTGAAGACCCAGCATTAATAGCCCTCAAAAACACTGTATATACCAACCAGTCTTTTGTTACCGATGCTTCTGCCGGCAATCTATCAGGTCAGCTATCGGTACAATACAAGTGGAACCGAAACCTGAATGCCTTCGCAACCTATGCCATAAGCTACAAGCCTGTAGGGATCAATGTTGGTGGATTACCTACTGCCAAAGGCGAAGTATTGCTTGACCTCGCAAGGGTAAAGCCGGAAGCTGTCAACCATAAAGAAATAGGATTGAAATCAAGCCCCAGCAGAAATTCCATCCTTAACCTGACCCTTTATCAAACTGACATCAAGGATTACCAAACACTGGTGCAGACGCCAGAACCTGGCGTAAACCGAGGTTATCTAGCCAATGCGGAAAAGGTGAGTGTGAAAGGGATAGAACTGGACGGAAGCCTGCGTGTAGGGAATTACCTCAGGATCAATGCCGCTGCGGCCTATACAGATGGGAAATATGTGAAATTCACAAATGCCCCGGTTCCACTGGAGGAAGTAGGAGGGCCTGAAGCTTTTAAGGACATTTCCGGAGGAAGATTGCCAGGCATTTCGAAATGGTCGACTTCCCTAGGCGCTGAACTGAGCCAAAAAGGAAGTTTGATTGGTCTGGAAGGCTCATTCTTCTTAGGATCTGACCTCTTCTATAGATCTGAATTCTCATCGAGTCCTTCCCCTTCCCAATATTTGAACATAGATGGATATGCGTTATTAAACGCCCGATTGGGATTCAAAGCGGAGAATGGAATCTCCCTGTCCATCTGGAGCCGCAACCTTACGGACAAAAATTATTACGAACAATTGCTTGCCGCACCTGGTAGTTACGGGCAATATGCCGGTATCATTGCAGACCCCAGAACCTACGGCCTAACCATAAGGTACAATCTGAAAAGTTTCTCTAAATAA